DNA sequence from the Chthoniobacterales bacterium genome:
CCCTTTGCCATCCAGCACACAAAACCGGTGTCGCTTCTCTCCCAGATCCAAGCCGATAGTTTTTTGCTTCTTTTCTTGCTTCATAGGCGTCGAGTTTACCCGAGCGCGCAACGCTCAGGCTCTCGCCGCCTTCTCATCTAATCTGGTTAGGTCTTTTTGGCCGGTTCATGAATGACTTTGAGTTGTGGCGCGTAGGAGCGCACAACGTGCTCGAATGCGGGAAGTGACTTTTCGAACGTCGCTTTATCGCGCGCCGTGAGAATAAAATAGTCTATGTAGCCCTTGAAGAAGAAATAGGTTCGGGCGTCGTACTGGCCCCGCTGGTCTGGACCGAAGTGATAGACCTCACCAATGAGTCCCCCAATGTTTGTCTTGATCGACGGCTTCTTTACCGGATGAATGGTTGAGCCCTCTTTCTGAAAGAGGGCGACATCATTCTTCATCGCATCGCTCGGCGTCTGTACACCTGGCTTCTTGTAGAAGTCGGTATAGATGATGACGCCGGACTCGGGCCAATGCGCATTGGCGGGGTGGAACACCGCGCCGACTTTCTCCTTCGCAGCGTCGCCCGAGTCCATCACCCAAGCTTTCGGCGCCTCTAGAAAATAGGCGTGATCTTTTCCGTAGACGAATCCGCCGGCGCCCGATTGGGCGCTGGCGGATGAGCAAACGATTGCGAGTCCGGAGATGAAAAGGGCGCGCTGCATAGACCTAACGAGAATAAGATGAGCGACGGCGGACGAGACCGCCTGTGGCTCGGAGTGGAAGCGTGGAAGTCATCTGAAATGTGAACACACAGCGGTCCGCCGTTCGCTCCATCGCGTGGTTAGACCTTTGGCCGGCATTCTCACGCATCACTGTCCCGAATCCCAAGCTTTTCTTTAATGTAGTGCGTGAGCAGAGTCTTAAGGACCGGAAACGTAAGAGAGACGCCTGCAGTGACTGCCTTCTTGCGAATGCTTTTCCAAGCGGATTCATTTCGGGCGGCGTCCAAAAATTCATGGCCGTCCCATGTGAGCCGTAAGACGGCAGTGCCCCTGGGGTAGCCGGTGTGGTCTGGCAGAATCGAGCCATCGACAAGCTTCGCTTCCACCAGCAGCGCCGAATGATAGACTTGTTGATCCTCGGTCCACTCTGACAAGTCTGGTTTTGGCTCCTCGCCTTCGTACAACAGAAGAAGCGAGCGAATAAGGTTCATGTCGCGCTTCATGCGAAATGCTTCCGAGGTCTAACGAGAAGTAGATTGGGAAACCCCGTCTTTAAAGGCGGGATTTTCCGATCTATCACGGTTGCATTGAGGTCGGAAAGTTTCCAAACTGGGGAGCATGCCCCAGAACGTACCGGCCTGCCCCGGGCCCGACAAGCCGAAACTCCTCGACGAAGTCCGCGACGTGATCCGGCGGAAGCTTTCTTTGATCGATGGAGGAGTCGCGGCACCAAGGCCCCTCCCACATTAACAATTCAAATCGCATCAATCCGGACCCACTTCATTCTTCCAGATACGCCGCTCATAATTGAGACGGCAGATTTCGGGCAGGCGAAATGATGGGCTATTAGAGCTACGAGTTCCTGATTGGCTTTCCCATCGACAGGAGGCGATGTCAGTTGGGCGAGCCACGGGCCTTCCGCGGCTGCCGTTAGCAGGCTGATTCGAGCGTTAGGTTTTACTTTAACCTGAACAGTCTTCATTTGAGCGGAAGTGATCAGGCGCCGAGGCCGCGCTAGAGGGTGTTCTTCTTTTCGAGCTCGGCCAGGAAGGCAGCGTATTTCTGGGTGGCGGGGTGATTGGGGCCGAGGGCTTTGCGGGCGGTGTCGGCGGCGCGTTTGGCCAGTTGCTTTGCTTCGGGAAGTTTGTTTTCGCGCGCGAGGTTGCCAGCGAGATCGAAGCAGGCATCGAGCGTGAGGAGATGCTCGCGGCCGAGAACTTTTTCGGCCAGCTCCAGGACCTTGCGGTATTCCGGTTCGGCTTCGGGGAATCGGTTTTGGTTGAAGAGCGCGTTCGCCAGGCCGCGCCGGCTCCGGATTGTGGTCACGTCCTCGGGCCCTAAGGCTTTCGTAGCGACCTGGACCAGCTCGCGGAACATCGCTTCGGCTTCGGCGTAGTTCTTATCTCCCATCAACGCGTTGCCCAGGCTGTTCCGGTTGATCAGCGTGTTTGGGTGTGCCGGCCCGAGAACTCTTTCTTCGAGCGTGATAACTTCGCGATATTCAGCGGCAGCTTCCGCGTGTTTGCCCTGGGCCTGCAAGGCGTTGGCCAGACCTGAGCGCGCAGACAAGGTGTCGGGATGTTCCGGGCCGAGGACCTTCTGTTCGAGACCAACGAGCGTCCGATAATCGGTCTCCGCTTCGGCGAATTTCCCCTGGCTCATCAGGACTTTGTCGAGACGGAGCCGGCTGACCAGGGTGTCGGGATGTTCTGGGCCGAGGATCTTTTCTTCGAGCCGGATTACATCGCGCAGGTTTAACTCGGCTTCCGCAAACTTCCCCTGATGATCGAGCGCGTAGGCAAAGCTGCCGCGGCTCCGTAGGGTATCGGGGTGCTCGGGACCGAGCACCTTGTTCTCGAGGTCGATCACCTGCTGATATTCGCTGGCCGCCTCCGCGTGTTTGCCCTGCCGGTCGAGGGTCAGGGCAATATTGTTCCGCGTCTTCAAGGTGTCGGGATGCTCGGGACCGAGCACTTTTTCTCGGATGGCGAGAATGCGGCGATGCTCCGCTTCCGCTTCGGCGGGTTTGCCTCCGTTATCGAGCGTAATGGCTAGGCCGTTCCTGACCAGCAACGTATCGGGGTGCTCGGGACCGAGGACCTTTTCGAAATTAGCCAGGAGCGCGCGCAAGCTGGCGATGGCTTCATTGTATTTGCCCTGGCGATATTGCGCATAAGCGACGCGCGCCCGGCTGCGGAGCGTATCGGGTTGCTCGGGGCCCAGCGCCTGCCCGCGGGTTTCGGCCGCCGCGCGCATGACGTCTTCCGCTTCGCGGTAGGCGCCTTGTTCCATGAGCAAATCGCCGATGGCGTGCTGGATGTCGGCCCATTGGGTTGGGTTGCCCTGGCGGTCGGTTAATTTTTCCGCGGCCCGGAAATATTCCATCGCGGTCTTGAATTGAACGCGCTTTTGCGCGGAGAAACCGGCGAGCTGATATGCCTGGACGATTTCCCCGGGCTTGGTTGAGGCGTTCTTTTGCAGTTCTTCTACCGCCTGCAAAGCGAGCCGCTCCGCTCCGAGGTAATCCTTGGCGACATACGCGGCGTTGGCCTTCTCGTAGGTGGACGCATCCGGTGCGCGTTGCAGACTGATGGCGACATCGGGCAGCTTTTGCTGAAGGACTTTCGAGTCGACGCCGAGTTCCTTACTCAAAGCGTCGTAGACCTTTTCCTGGACGACCGCCGGATTATCTTCGGGCCGCGATTGCCGGACTTCGGCTTCGACGCGCGGATACTTCAGGATGCCTTCGCGCAGCTTGGTCATCTCCGAGCTCATGTTCACCATCGCCTGCTGAGCTTCGACGACGCGCTTGTTGGTTTCGCGCTGGTTATAAAGAAGCCAAACGCCGAGGCCGACGCTGATCACCAGGAGAATGGCGACGCCGGCCGCCCATTGTTTCACGCCGCGCCGCAACCGGATAAGGTCGCCGCGCAACTTCAGGACGCTGGCCTCCAATCCTTCCCGCGTGGTTAGCGGATGGAAAAGATGCGCGTCCGATTGCAACCGTTGGCGATAAGCCGCCTGGAGCGCTCGCAATTCGTCCGGTTCTCCTTCGCAGGCGTCGACAGGGAAAGTCTCGTCGATGAAAAGGTACCAGACTTTTTTGCCCTTCTTCCGCGCGTAAAGAGCTTCATATTGGGTGTAACTGACGCGGCCGAACTCCGGATCGGGTTCGGGGGGCTCGGCGCCGTAGCATTTGCCGACGATCTGGAGCACGCCTTTGCATTGATCGATCTGTTGGCGAAGCATCCCGCGCAGGTCGCCGGTTTCGGTGCCGAAAATGTCCTGCCAGATTGGCTGGTAACCGAGAAAGGTGAGGGTGTTGGCGGCCAGCTGACGGCCACTCCGCAGCTCGCGACTGACGGCGGAGATAAAAATCAACGGGAGCGATGCCACAGGCCGGTAATAGCATTCGGCTTCCCGCTGGCAAGGGGGATGTGCGGGCGGCGCCTCAGTAGAAATCCAGCTTGTAACGGAATTTCCGGCGAGGTATAAAGGACGCCGCCCATGAAAACGTTCATCATCAAAGCTTCCTGTGTTCTCACCGTCTGCGCGTTTCTGTCCGGTGCGTCGGTCGCCCGGGCCCAAATCCCGTATCTTCCGAGTGTGGGGTTCGGGGGCAGCCATGCGGAAACCGTGGTGGCGGCGGCGCTGGTGGCGACCGTCATTTATGCGGTTGCGCAACATCAAGCGACGGAACACCAGCGGCAGTTGGCCGAGCAGCGGGCCCAGCGGTCCTACGCGCACATGTCGGCCCAGCGTAAGGCGAACATGAAAGCGAAGAAGGTTCGCTACATCGCGGTCGACACCGAACGCGGCCAGAAGACTCACCCGAAGGCAAAAAAGACGGTGATGATTTACGACACCCAGACGAACCGGGTAGCGAGCAACGTTGCTTACGACGTGGAAAAAACGCCGTCGGTCGGCAGCACGGCAAAGATCGATAATTACTCAGCGGAATACGTCGGCTCGGGAATGTAAGCTGGGCGGCTGATTATTAGGTGGCAAGCGGAGCGCTTGCCCTACAACGTCTTGACGCAGGATAATTCTGCGTAGCTGCCGCGCTTCTTGGCTTCAAGGCCTCGTCGCGGGCCAGGCTGTCACAGATGGTCAAAGTGACGGAAATGTAATGTGAAAACGCGGTCCGGGGCGGAACCAATCCCCGTTTTCTCCGCGAATTAATTATTGTCCTGCATCGGCGTCGCGTTCGCGGCCGAGTTGGCGGCACCGCACCATCCCATGACGAATCATTTTTCGATGATCGATCCTCGCGCTGCCCGTCCATCCGAAAGCGGGAGCATGAAAAAGAGGTCCGCATGAAAAAAACTTCGTCCAATCAATCCGGCATCTTCATCCTGCGATCGGTCGCGGTATGCTGTTGCTTCGCCATTTCCGCGCTCCTGGGTTTCCTGGCTTTCGCCGCCGATCCTCCCGAGGGCAGCATCGGCCCTTCCGGACCCGACCTTACCTGGAACGGAACTGCCTCGGGAGTTCCGCCAACGGGTGGCGGAGAAGACTCCTGCGATGAGGGGACCAATTGCGATAGCTTCAAATTGACGATCACGGGGACACCGGCGGATTGGGCGGCGGCGAACAAGGTGGTGCACGTCCAGATCAACTGGTCGGCTGCCTCGGCGGACTACGACATGTATGTCCACAAAGGGACGCTCGAGGGACCGATTGTTGCCACTTCCGGCGCCGGAGGCACCACCCAGGAGCAGGTTGATCTCGACCCCCGCCGAAGCAGTATCGGGACGGGCGATTTCGTGGTCCACGTCGTCTATTTCGCGGCCACCAGCGCCAATCAATATTCCGGTACCGCGGCTCTGGCCCCGGCATCGCCGTTGCCGGCCCCGGCGCCAGTCGCGAGCGGATTGCCGCCGCGTTTTGAAAACTTTAATCCGCCGGCAGCCGGTCCGAACACGCTCGGCCGCAGCTCGGGCGAGCCTTCGATCGGCGTTGGTCTGCCAATCGCCGGCCACCCGGAAGGCCGGGCGATGTTTCAATCGGATGTCCAGACTCTGCGCGTGACTTTCAACGGCGCTTGCGCCACTCCGCGCGCTTTGTGGGAGAACAGACCGGCGCCGACTTCGCAGGAAGATTTCGATCCGATTCTCTACACCGATTTCCAGACGGGACGCACGATCGTGCACCTTTTGTCCTTTGCCGCCAACGTGATCGTGGGCGAGTCCTCGTTCACCGACAGCCCGCCGTCACCGGCTAATGACGGCGATATTTGGACGCCGAGCAACGGAGCTGGAATAGCGTCGGGCGTCGACCATCAAACGGTCGGCGGCGGTCCCTATCATCTGCCGCTGGTTGGGCCTCCCGGAAATCCGCATGCCGTTTACTATTGTTCGCAGGCTCTCGTCGACGCGAACTGTGCGCGGAGCGATGACGGCGGGATCAACTACGGCCCGTCGGTGGTGATTTATACGAGTCAATGCGGGACGTTGCATGGCCATGTGAAAGTAGCGCCGGATGGAACTGTCTACGTTCCGAACCGGGGCTGCGGCGGCGAGCAGGCGGTCGTTGCTTCGGAAGACAACGGTCTCACCTGGCAAGTTCGCAAAGTCCCGGCGAGCGCCGCGGGCGGCAGCGATCCATCCGTCGGCATTGGTGACGGAGGACGACTTTACTTTGGTTATGCGGATGGCGATACGACCGCGGCGATCAGTGTTTCGAACGACCGTGGCCTTACCTGGAGCGCTCCTTTGGATGTCGGGGCCGCATTTGGAATCAACAACGTCGTCTTCCCGGAAGTTGTTGCGGGCGACAACGATCGCGCGGCCTTTGCTTTTCTTGGAACCCCGACAGCGGGCGGGTTGCAGGGACCGAGATTCACGGGCATCTGGCATCTTTATGTTGCGACCACGTATGATGGCGGCGCGACCTGGTCGACCGTCGATGCGACGCCCAACGACGCGGTGCAGCGCGGCTGCATCTGGCTGGCGGGTGGGGCGAATGTTTGCCGGAACCTTCTCGATTTCATGGATGTGCAAATCGACCATGAAGGGCGAATCCTGGTCGCTTACGCCGACGGATGCAGCGGCGGAGAATGTGTCCAGGCGCCACCGAACGCGACCGGCAATTCCTACACGGCTCTCGCGGCGATCGCGCGGCAAACCGGTGGGCGCAGGCTCCTGAGCGCTTTCGATTCGCCCGGGGTGGCTGCGCCCGGGACCCCGCTTGTCAGCGTGACGCGGAACGCCAGCGCAGTGCATTTATCGTGGTCGGAGGCCGATGACGGTGGCTCCGACATCACCGGATATGATGTTTTGCGCTCCACTTCGCCTGGCACGGAAACCTTGCTGGCGTCAGTTCCCGCAGATCAACTCCACTACGACGACACGACTGCGACGGACCAGGGCTCGACCTATTATTACAAGGTGGTAGCGACCAATGCCCAGGGGTCGTCGTGCGGGGATAACGAAGTGACGGCGCGCTACGTCGGCGACCCCCTCACGCCCACCGGTTTCATCGTGGCGACCGATCCGACGGCGGAAGTAGGGCCGCCGGCCGCGAATCCGGATTTGGACATTCAATCTCTCTCCATCTCCGAGCCCGCCACGGGTCCCAACGCCGGATTGCTCGTCTTCAATCTCAAGATGACGGACCTCAGTCTCATTCCACCGAGCCGGCGCTGGAGAATCATCTGGAATTCTCCCTCTTCGTCCGGCGGCCAATTTTACGTCGGAATGACTTCCGATAACACGGGCGCGATTTCGTTCGAATACGGGATCGTCACGACCGGAGTGATCGGGTTGGTGCTGGCCGATCCGAATACGACCGCAGTCGGAGAACCGGATGCCGCCAGCTACACACCTGACGGACTGATCACTATCGCCATCCAGAAGAAACTCGTCGGTAATCCCCGGCGGGGCGATTTGCTCGGGGGCTTTTCGGTCCGGACCTATCCCGATACCACCACCAAGGTTCGCCTGACCAATGCCATCGACAGTACTGCCAACGCCAACGCGAACGACACGACGGCCAACGCGGCCATCTATGTCGTAGCAGGTTCCCAGGCAGCCACGCTCCAGAACATTTCGACGCGGGCCCAGGTCGGCACGGGCGGGAATGTCTTGATCGGCGGATTCATCATCACTGGCACCGAGCCGAAGAAAGTTATTGTCCGCGGGCGGGGCCCGTCGCTTTCCGGTTTTGGGATCGCGGATCCGCTCCACGATCCGACGATCGAACTTTTCAACGCCTTGAGCGGGATCGCCGCGAATGATGACTGGCAAGTCAACCAACAAGACGAAATTATCGCGACCGGACTCGCGCCGGAGAGCCCTCTTGAGTCGGCCATAGTCAAGACGCTGGCGCCGGGCGCTTACACCGTAATCCTTCGGGATAAGGATACCAGCGCGCCGAGGCTGGGCATTGTCGAGGTGTTTGATATTGACCCGGCCTCCAATTCGAAGCTCGGCAACCTCAGCACACGCGGCTTTGTCGGGACGGGCGATAACGTTTTGATTGGAGGCGTGATTGTTGGACCTCCGACCAGGGGCAACGCCAGCATCCTGGTGCGTTCGCTCGGTCCGTCGCTTTCATCCTTCGGCGTCGCGGGCGCCCTGCCGGATCCAAAGTTAAAGCTGGTGGATCAAAACGGCGCTGAGATTGCCTCGAACGATGATTGGCGGGCAAACGAAGCCGCGATTCTGGCCCAGGCGCCGACTCTCGCGCCTTCGATGGACGCGGAGGCCGCGCTGCTGGCCAGCGTCGCGCCCGGGCTTTATACCGCCATCGTCGAAGGCAAGAATGCCACCGGTGTAGCCACGGTCGAGGTTTACGAGATCAGCCCTCCTTAGTCCTTCGAGACACGATTTCGTCGCGCGCTCTCGCTATCGCGTCCGCCGATTTCGTGTATCGTTGGGCACATGGCTGACTTCGCGACCGAGATCGATGAAACGAGTGTCGAGAATGTAGCGGCGGCACCGGAAAGCGATGAAGCCGGTGGCGGCGCTGCGTTTGTTCTTTCCAGCCGGCCGATCGTTCCACTCGAAGAGCGTGCGCCTGCTCCGAGCGCCGATTTCGAAAATCTGGGAGACCTTCCGCGCTCTTATGGCGGAGCGTTTCTCTTCGCCATTGCGCGCGATCCGCACACGCTTTTTGCCTATTGGGACATCGATTGGGTGGAAGTTTTCGGCGATAACCCGCCGGCGGACCGCAAGGCGCACCTGCGAGTATTGTGGCACGAAGGGATCGAAGAATCGAAAACCGCGGTCGAGCCGATGGCGGGTAGTCAGCTCATTACGGTTTTGCATGCGCGCAGTTCCTACCGGATCGAACTGGGATTTTATGCGCCGGAGGATGTCTGGAATTCCGTGGCGACGTCGGATGCAGTCGTAACGCCCCCGGACGACGTGGCCGAGACGGGGCCGATCGACGTGGCGACGGTTCCGTTTCATTTGAGCTTCCAGCGGATCGTCGACGCTTTTCGCGGATCGAAATACGATGGCGACGCCATCGTTGAAATCGTCGGCCGATTACAGGAACAGGCCGACAATTCAGACGCTTCGCTGCCCGAATCCGAACGCGAGCTTTTGCGCACGCTTGAATCCGGCCTGTCCGGAAACGCGTCGCAGCAACGCGCCCGTCTTCGCAACCCCCGCGAGGCGTTCTTTACCCGGCAACGGCTCGAATCGATTCTCGGTTTCGGCGCGACGAGCCGGATGTAACTGGTGGATCGAGCGCTACGTCGCTCGATGTGAGCGACGAGGCTGCGAGTAACCCATCGCGCGACGTAGCGCGCGATCCACCTATTCCGCCAACCGAATTATTTCCCGAGGCTTATTCCCTTCGGCATCTCTGGCGGCGGCTCGCTGATCCGGCTGTGACTCTTGCCGTAGGCGAAGTAAATCACGAACCCGATGACCAGCCAGACGATCAACCGCAGCCAGTTTGTCCAGCCGAGTCCATAAATCATCGCGCCGCAGGTGATGATTCCGAGCGTACAAACGACGGGAGCCCACGGAACCCGGAACCCGCGTTCCATCTCAGGACTTCGGACGCGCATGATCCAGACGCCGATGCACACCAGGATGAAGGCAAAGAGCGTCCCGATGCTCGTCATTTCGCCGGTCACGTCCGCCGGAACGAACGCGGCCATCAGACCGGTAAAGACAAAGAAGATCGCGTTCGATTTGTAAGGCGTGCGGTATTTCGGATGGACCGCGGAGAAAACCGACGGCACCAGGCCATCGCGGCTCATGGAAAAGAAGACGCGCGATTGGCCGAGCAACATCACCAGAATGACCGACGAGAATCCCGCCAGGATCGCCACCGTGACCGACTTCGAAAGCCATTCGTAGCCGTGCATGTATTTGCTGATCGCGAACGCGACCGACGCTTCGCGGCCCGTGCTCCGGAAATCCGCAACCGTCGCGATGCCGCTGAGGACGTAGGAGAAGAGCACATAAAGAATCGTGCAGAAGAAAAGCGAACCCAGGATGCCGATTGGCATGTCGCGCTTTGGATTGCGCGCTTCCTGCGCCGCGGTCGAAACCGCGTCGAACCCGATGTAAGCAAAGAAAACGACGCCCGCGGCGCCAAGGATGCCGAGGATTCCGCCGTACGAGTGCGTGATTCCCTGCGGGGTCGTGTAACTCGCAGGCGCCGGAATCATCGGCGTGTGGTTGGCCGGATTAATGAATCCCCACCCGAGGCCGATGATGAGAAGAACGATGCTGACCTTGAGGACCACAATCAGACCGTTCACAAACGCCGATTCTTTCGTGCCTCGAATGAGCAGCAGCGTGAGAAGGAAAAGAATGAAGATCGCCGGGAGGTTGATGATCCCGGTCACGCCTGCCGGGTCGTGCTCGAATGGGGTGTGACACCATTGGTACGGGATTTTCAGCCCGAACCAATCCAGGACGAGGTTCGCGTACTCGCTCCAGGCCGATGAGACGGTGGCTG
Encoded proteins:
- a CDS encoding tetratricopeptide repeat protein; protein product: MASLPLIFISAVSRELRSGRQLAANTLTFLGYQPIWQDIFGTETGDLRGMLRQQIDQCKGVLQIVGKCYGAEPPEPDPEFGRVSYTQYEALYARKKGKKVWYLFIDETFPVDACEGEPDELRALQAAYRQRLQSDAHLFHPLTTREGLEASVLKLRGDLIRLRRGVKQWAAGVAILLVISVGLGVWLLYNQRETNKRVVEAQQAMVNMSSEMTKLREGILKYPRVEAEVRQSRPEDNPAVVQEKVYDALSKELGVDSKVLQQKLPDVAISLQRAPDASTYEKANAAYVAKDYLGAERLALQAVEELQKNASTKPGEIVQAYQLAGFSAQKRVQFKTAMEYFRAAEKLTDRQGNPTQWADIQHAIGDLLMEQGAYREAEDVMRAAAETRGQALGPEQPDTLRSRARVAYAQYRQGKYNEAIASLRALLANFEKVLGPEHPDTLLVRNGLAITLDNGGKPAEAEAEHRRILAIREKVLGPEHPDTLKTRNNIALTLDRQGKHAEAASEYQQVIDLENKVLGPEHPDTLRSRGSFAYALDHQGKFAEAELNLRDVIRLEEKILGPEHPDTLVSRLRLDKVLMSQGKFAEAETDYRTLVGLEQKVLGPEHPDTLSARSGLANALQAQGKHAEAAAEYREVITLEERVLGPAHPNTLINRNSLGNALMGDKNYAEAEAMFRELVQVATKALGPEDVTTIRSRRGLANALFNQNRFPEAEPEYRKVLELAEKVLGREHLLTLDACFDLAGNLARENKLPEAKQLAKRAADTARKALGPNHPATQKYAAFLAELEKKNTL
- a CDS encoding DUF4912 domain-containing protein, translating into MADFATEIDETSVENVAAAPESDEAGGGAAFVLSSRPIVPLEERAPAPSADFENLGDLPRSYGGAFLFAIARDPHTLFAYWDIDWVEVFGDNPPADRKAHLRVLWHEGIEESKTAVEPMAGSQLITVLHARSSYRIELGFYAPEDVWNSVATSDAVVTPPDDVAETGPIDVATVPFHLSFQRIVDAFRGSKYDGDAIVEIVGRLQEQADNSDASLPESERELLRTLESGLSGNASQQRARLRNPREAFFTRQRLESILGFGATSRM
- a CDS encoding amino acid permease — its product is MANLFARKPLDKLMTEAAEVGEHSLKRSLGPWNLIALGIGGIIGAGLFVRTAAAIADRAGPSVVLAFMVAGIGCAFAGLCYAEFASMIPVAGSAYTYSYATMGEFVAWIIGWDLILEYAVAAATVSSAWSEYANLVLDWFGLKIPYQWCHTPFEHDPAGVTGIINLPAIFILFLLTLLLIRGTKESAFVNGLIVVLKVSIVLLIIGLGWGFINPANHTPMIPAPASYTTPQGITHSYGGILGILGAAGVVFFAYIGFDAVSTAAQEARNPKRDMPIGILGSLFFCTILYVLFSYVLSGIATVADFRSTGREASVAFAISKYMHGYEWLSKSVTVAILAGFSSVILVMLLGQSRVFFSMSRDGLVPSVFSAVHPKYRTPYKSNAIFFVFTGLMAAFVPADVTGEMTSIGTLFAFILVCIGVWIMRVRSPEMERGFRVPWAPVVCTLGIITCGAMIYGLGWTNWLRLIVWLVIGFVIYFAYGKSHSRISEPPPEMPKGISLGK
- a CDS encoding DUF2513 domain-containing protein — its product is MKRDMNLIRSLLLLYEGEEPKPDLSEWTEDQQVYHSALLVEAKLVDGSILPDHTGYPRGTAVLRLTWDGHEFLDAARNESAWKSIRKKAVTAGVSLTFPVLKTLLTHYIKEKLGIRDSDA